The DNA region ACACGCTCGCGGCCGATTCCGGCCGGGCAGGTGACGGTGACGCAGGCGCTGATCTGGATGGTGCTGCAAGCGCTGATCGGGCTCGCGGTGCTGCTTCAATTCAACCGCTTCGCGGTGTTGACCGGTATCGCCTCGCTCGCGATCGTTGCGATCTATCCCTTCATGAAACGCATCACCTGGTGGCCGCAAGTGGTGCTCGGCCTCGCCTTCTCCTACGGCGCGCTTATGGGCTTTGCGGTGACCTTCGCGCGGATCGATGCGACGGCGATCGCGCTCTACGCCGGCTCGATCGCCTGGGTGATCGGCTACGACACGATCTACGCGCACCAGGACGCCGAGGACGACGCGCTGATCGGCGTCAAATCCACCGCGCGCCTGTTCGGCGAACGCACCCACCGCGCGCTGGTGGTGTTCTATGGCGCCGCCGTGCTGCTCATCGCCACAGCACTGTGGCTCGCTGCGGCGCGCTGGCCGGCCTGGCTCGGGCTCGCCGCCTTCGCGCTGCAATTGGCCTGGCAGATCCGGCGCCTCGACATCGCCGATCCCAAGCTCTGCCTGCGCATCTTCTGGTCCAACCGCGAAGCCGGCCTGATGCTGTTCGCCGGACTCGTGGTTGATGCGGCGTTGCGGGCGATGTGATGACACGCCTGTAAGGAAGGCAAGCTATGCCTCCGCCCACCGCTGTCATCGCCCGGTTTATCCGGGCGACCCAGTACGCCGCGGCCTCTCGGCTCAAGCACAACTGCCTCTGGAATACTGGATCACCCGCATGCGCGGGTGATGACACCGCGTGTTTGGTGCGCGGACCGCCCACAAATTCGACAATGCGTGCGTGGCGAGCGCAGCGACGCAACTAATCCCGCGCGATGATCTCGCGTTCGTCGCGATGCACGCTTTCGCCGTTGAGGCGGAAACCCGTGCGGCGGCGGACCAGGAATTTCGGGCGGCGGCTGCGGATCGCGTTGCGGCGGCGGCGGCGCACCGACGGCTCGCGCGGCGGCGCCTGCTCGGTCAGCTGCGGCAGGCGGAAGATCTCGCTCCAGCTCTGCCACGCGGCGGTGATCTCATCGGTGTCCGAACTCGCACCGAGCGGAATTGACAGCGCGGGATCACGGTGAACCAGCACCACCATCTGCGCGTCGTCGATGCCGCGCACCGCGACGCCGAGGAAGTCGCTGACGCGAAGGTTGACCGCCATCCGCATGCCCTGCACGGCACGGCGCAGCACGATGCGTTCGCGATGAAGCTCGATCTGCCGCATCCCGCCATCCGCGCGCGCATCCTGCGCGTGAAAGGAGAGCGGAAGGGAAAGAGGGTCGAGCCGCTGTGCGCAGCTCGACCCGGCGGAATGGATTCCGCTTGTTGGTGTTTGACGCCTCACGTCCTAGTCTCCCCGCCGGGATTATGTTCCCGGTCGATGCGTGAGACCTTAGCGGACGCGTGGCCGTTTCAGCTTAAAAAGCCTGGTTAACCCGTTCTCACCTGGCACCATGATTGACAAGAGGTTGGCCGGCATGATTGACGAGACCTTGCACGGACGCTTCAAATCTTTGTTGTCCGGCGGTGCAAAATGCTTGAAATCGCTGTGAATCCGGCACATCTGATGGGATCGGCGCCGTTATCCCGCCCCGTCCAATCCGCAGGAATCTGTTCGTGAACCCTTCACCATCAACATCGTCCGCGCGAGCCGGCGATCCTTCCGGCCTGTTCGATCAGTCCGGCTTGAGCGATCTCGCACAGCGGCTGGTCGACGCCGCCAAGCGCGCCGGCGCCGATGCGGCCGATGCCGTCGCGGTGCGCGGCATCTCGCAGGGCGTCGAGGTGCGCGACGGCCGCGTCGAGGAGACCGAGCGCTCCGAGGGCGACGACGTCGGATTGCGGGTGTTCGTCGGCCGGCGCCAGGCGGTGGTGTCGACCAACGACGTCTCCGGCGACGGCATCGCCAAGCTCGCCGAACGCGCGGTCGCGATGGCGCGCGTCGCGCCCGACGACAAGTTTGTCGGGCTCGCCGATCCGGCGCTGCTGGCACATGATTTCCCCGATCTCGATCTGCTCGACCGCACGGTTCCCTCGACCGCCGAGCTCGAGCGGCGCGCGATGGAGGCGGAGGCCGCGGCGATCGCCGTCAAGGGCGTCACCAAGTCCGGCGGCGGATCGGCTTCGACCGGGATCGGCGGCATGGTGCTGGTAACGTCAACCGGCTTCCACGGCTCCTATCTGCGCTCCAGCCATTCGATCTCGACGACCGCGATCTCGGGCGAAGGCACCGGGATGGAGCGCGACTATGATTTCACCAGCGCGCTGCACGGCTCCGATCTCGATGCGCCCGCTACCGTGGGGCGCAAGGCCGGCGAGCGCGCGGTGGCGCGGTTCAATCCGCGCAAGGTCGAGACCTGCAAGGTGCCCGTCGTGTTCGATCCGCGGGTGGCGGGCTCGATCATCGGTCATGTCGTCGGCGCCATCAACGGCGCCTCGATCGCACGCAAGACGTCGTTCCTGAAGGACAAACTCGGCGAGCAGCTGTTCTCGAAGGACATCCGCATCGTCGACGATCCGCTGCGGGTGCGCGGCCTGCGCTCGCAGACCTTCGATGCCGAAGGCGTCAAGGTGAAGAAGACCGCGCTGATCGATGCGGGCGTGCTGACCACCTGGATCCTGGATTCCGCGACCGCACGCGAGCTCGGCCTGGTCACCACCGGCCATGCGCATCGCGGCGTGTCCTCCTCGCCGTCGCCGGGATCGTACAATCTGCATCTCGAGCCCGGCGCGGTGACGCCGAAGGAATTGATCTCCGACATCAAGCAAGGCTTCTACGTCACCGACCTGATCGGCTCCGGCGTCAATGGCGTGACCGGCGACTACAGCCGCGGCGCGTCGGGCTTCTGGATCGAGAATGGCGAGATCACCTATGCGGTCAGCGAGGTCACGATCGCAGGTCATCTGTTGCCGATGTTCAAATCGCTGGTCGCCGCCAACGACCTGGAATTCCGCTACGGCGTCAATTCGCCGACGCTGCGCATCGAGGGGCTGACGCTTGGCGGACGCTGATACGGACGACTGGACCAAGGCGCGCGATGCGGCCTTGCTGACCAGGACGGTGCAGGAGGCGGGCCGGCTCGGCCTGTCGATGTTCCGCACCGAATTGAAGAACTGGATCAAGGGCGCCTCGTCGCCGGTGTCGGAGGCCGACATCGCGGTCAACGATTTGCTCGAGGCGAAGCTGCGCGGGGCGACGCCGGATTACGGCTGGTTGTCGGAGGAGAGTGCCGACGACGCCGTGCGGCTCAACCGGCGGCTGACCTGGATCGTCGACCCGATCGACGGCACCCGCGCCTACCTCGCCGGGCGCGAGGACTGGTGCGTCAGTGTGGCGCTGGTTGAAAATGCCTCACCGGTGCTCGCGGCGGTGTATGCGCCGGTCACTGAAGAGTTCTTCTTCGCCGCGCGCGGGCAGGGCGCGACCCTCAACGATACCGCGATCCACGCCACCGCGGGCGGCGATCTGGTTTTTCCGCGCATGGCGGGACCGAAGCCGCTGGTGCAGCGGCTGAGCCCGACGGCGGAGGAGATCACGCTGCATCCGCGGATCGGATCTCTGGCGTTGCGGCTGTGCCGGGTCGCACAAGGGCGACTTGACGCCGCCTTTGCCGGCGGGCAAAGCCGCGACTGGGATCTTGCCGCCGCGAATTTGATCGTGCAGGAAGCGGGTGGTAAGATGACGGCGCTCTCGGGGGACGCGATTGAGTACAATCGCCGGGAGGTGACGCATGGGGTGCTGGTGGCAGCGGGACGCGATCGTCATGCACGCATTGTCGAGCATTTCCAAAAGCGCCCATTGCCGTGAGGCCCCTCCGATCCTCAGCTCCCGTCCGACCGCTGTGACCAGACGTGTTACGACCACGCGTGTTACGACCAACCTCATCTGCTTGCCGGGCATCTCACCAGGAAAAACCCCATCATGTCAGACAATGCCCAGCCGCAACTGCTTCATCTCGTGATCGGCGGCGAACTCACCGACCTTGAGCACAACACCTTCAAGAACCTCGACGAGGTCGAGATCGTCGGCGTCTATCCGAACTATGCGACCGCCTATGCGGCCTGGAAGGCGAAGGCGCAGCAGACCGTGGACAACGCCCAGATGCGCTATTTCGTCGTTCACCTCCACCGGTTGCTCGACCCCGAGCAGGACGCAAAGCACTCCCATTGAAACGTTTTTTTCGCGATTTGTTGCGCAGCGCGTTCGTGCAGCGCGCGCTGGGCGTGCTTGCGGCCGAGTATCTGCGGCTGGTCTGGCGCACCAACCGCTTCAGCTACGAGCCGGGCGATGTCTACGCGCTGGTCGAGCCGTGGATGCCGGCAATCTTCGTGTTCTGGCACGGCCAGCACTTCATGACGCCGTTCATCAAGATCAAGGACAGCTACCGCGCCAAGGTCCTGATCTCCCGCCACCGCGACGGCGAGTTCAACGCCATCGCGGCGGAGCGGCTCGGCATCGGCACGATCAGGGGTTCCGGCGATCATTCCGGTGCCTTCCACCGCAAGGGCGGCATCGGCGCCTTCATGGAGATGGTGCGGGCGCTGCAGGACGGCTGCAACATCGCGACCACGGCCGATGTGCCGAAGCGGGCCCGGGCCGCCGGGCTTGGACCGATCATGCTGGCGCGGGAGACCGGTCGGCCGATCATTGCCTTCGCGATGGTCACCAGCCGGTTCGTCCGGTTGAAGAATTGGGATTCCACCACCATCAATTTGCCATTCGGGCGCGGCGCAGTGGTAGGTATTGAGCCGGTCTACGTGCCGCCGGATGCCGATGCCGAGACGATGGAAAAGTGTCGGCAGCACGTGGAGTATCTCCTGAACGAATCGACCCGACGCGCCTATGCAGCCGTCGGGCGGCCGGAGGCAGCGCTTGGCTAGCTCGCTCCCGATCACGTTGCGCGTGTATCGCAAGCTGTCGTCTGCGATGGTGCCGCTCGCGCCTGCCCTGATCAAGCGCCGGCTCAAGCTCGGCAAGGAAGACCCCGAGCGCGTCGGCGAGCGGCGTGGCATGAGCGCCGATGTCCGGCCGCACGGCCCGCTGGTCTGGATCCATGGCGCCAGCGTCGGCGAGGTGCTGGCGGCGGCGGGCTTGATCGAGCGGCTGCGTGCGCTGAACCTGCGCATTCTCCTGACCTCGGGCACGGTGACCTCGGCCGCAATCGTTGCCAAACGTTTCCCGCCCGACGTGATCCATCAATACGTGCCCTATGACTCGCCGCGCTATGTCGCGCGCTTCCTCGATCACTGGCGTCCGTCGCTGGCGCTGTTCATCGAGTCGGACCTCTGGCCGAACCTGATCCTCTCCAGCGCGGCGCGGCGGCTGCCGATGGTGCTGATCAACGGGCGGATGTCGCAGCGCTCGTTCCCGCGCTGGCAGCGGCTGTCCCACACCATCGGGACACTGCTCGGGCAGTTCGACATCTGCCTCGCGCAGTCGAAGACCGATGCAGAACGCTTTGCCGCGCTCGGCAGCCACAACGTCATCACCACCGGCAACCTCAAGCTCGACGTTGCGGCGCCGCCGGCCGATCCCGCCAAGCTGGAGCGGCTGATGTCGGTGACGCGCGGCCGACCGATCGTGGTCGCGGCCTCCACCCATGCGGGCGAGGAGGAGATCCTGGTCGAGGCGCACAAGTCGCTGGCGGGCTTCTTCCCCGGGCTGCTGACGGTGATCGTGCCGCGCCACGCCGATCGCGGCGAGGCGGTGGCGCAACTCGTGACCGATGCCGGGCTCAATCCAGGCCTGCGCTCGCGTGAGGATTTGCCGGTCGCGACCACCGATATCTATGTCGCCGACACCATGGGCGAGCTCGGCCTGTTCTACCGGCTGGCGCCGATCGTGTTCATGGGCGGCTCGCTGGTCGCGCATGGCGGCCAGAATCCGATCGAGGCGATTAAGCTGGGTGCTGCGATCGTGCACGGGCCGCACGTCTTCAATTTCACCGACGTCTACGAGGCGCTGGACCGCGCGGGCGGCGCCCGCCGCGCCGATGATCGCGAGGCGCTGGTCAAGCAGCTCGGCCAGTTCCTCGCCGACCCCGCGGCGCGCAACACCTCGCTCGCCGCGTCCGAGCGCGTCGTCGAACAGCTCGGCGGCGCGCTGGAGCGGACGCTTGTCGCGCTCGAGCCCTATCTGTTGCAGTTGCGGCTCGAGATGGGAGCCGCCAATGCGTGAGCCGGGCTTCTGGCACCGGCCGTCGTCCTGGACATCGCATCTGTTGACGCCGCTTGCCGCGCTTTACGGCGCAATCGCTGCGCGCCGGATGCAGCACGCCGGCATCGAGGCCGGCATCCCGGTGTTTTGCATCGGCAATTACCATGTCGGCGGCGCCGGCAAGACCCCGACGGTGCTGGCGCTGGCCAAGCTGTTGCGCGAGCTCGACGAGCGGCCGGTGGTGCTGAGCCGCGGCTATGGCGGCAGCCTGCGCGGCCCGGTCAAGGTCGATCCCGCCAGCCACAGCGCGGCGGACGTCGGCGACGAGCCGCTGATGCTGGCGGCGACGCTGCCGGTCGTGGTGTCGCGCGCCCGCGCGGAGGGCGTGGCTCTTGCCCGCGCGCAAAATGCCAGCGTCATCCTGATGGATGATGGTTTCCAGAATCCGGGCGTGGCCAAGGATACCTGCCTGATCGTGATCGACGCCACGCGCGGGCTCGGCAATGGCCGCGTCATTCCGGCCGGACCGTTGCGCGCGCCGTTGTCGCCGCAGCTGGCGCGTACCGACGCGCTGATCGTGGTCGGCGAGGGGGATGCGGCGCAAAAGATTGCGGCCGAGGTCGTCTCGCGCGGCAAGCCGGTGCTGTCGGCGCATCTGAAACCGGACGACGCCTCGCTCGCCGCGCTGCACGGCAAGCGCGTGTTGGCGTTTGCCGGAATCGGCGATCCCACGCGCTTCTTCAACACGCTGCGGTCAAGCGGCGTCGATGTCGTGCGCGCGCGCGCGTTCGCCGATCACCACGCCTTCACGAAGGCAGAGATCGACGCGCTCGTGACCGACGCGCGCCGCGACGGCCTGACCCTGGTGACGACGGAAAAGGATCTGGCGCGCTTGCGCGGCGCAGACGTGGCGACGGCAATCGTGCCGTTCGCGGTGACGCTGCAATTTGCGGATGCCGGCGCGCTGCGGCGCTTGGTGACCGATCGGCTGTTCGAGGCGAGGCAGAGGAGAGTGGGGAGGTGAGCCTAACCCTGCGGCTTGAGCGCGCCGGGGAAGTGGCGCTGCAGCACGGCGCTGGGGACCGCGTAGGCCTCCTGCAGGTCGACGCTCCAGTACTTCAGCTCGTCGAGCGGAATGCGGGCGTCGGTGACCGCGCAGCGCACATAGGTGCCGGGCGAGATCACGCGGAAATCGCCGTCGAGATATTGCACCTGCGCTTCGCCATGCCCCGAGGGACCGAATTTGTTCAGCACGAATGAAGCTCCGCCTTGCCCTGCATAATGATTACTGGATGTTCATGAAACCGTCTATCCTACATAGGACGGCGTGTCCGCCCGTTAAACCACCGACTTGTGATGATTTGGCGGCGGAAGTGCATGATAGCGTTGCACATATGGTTCGCTGTGTCTCCCGCACCATAACGAGACGGCCGGATCTGATGCGCCTCAAATCAGCGTTAATGTTACTGACGATATCAGCTGCCCCGCTTGCGGCCGCGACGCCGCTGCCGGTCCCGCACCAGGTCGAGATCCCCGAAGGCAATGTGACGCTGCATGCGCAGCTCTACCGGCCCGACGGTGACGGGCCGTTTCCCACCGTGATCGCCCTGCACAGCTGCGACGGGCTCGCCACCCGTTCCGAGCCGGTGTTGCCGCGCTATCGCGACTGGGCCGAGCAACTGCTGACATCAGGTCACGCGGTGCTGCTGCCGGACAGCTACGGCTCGCGCGAACTTGGCCCGCAATGCCGGGTCAAGGAGCGTCAGGTCCAGGTCCGCCGCGAGCGGGTCGCCGACATCAGCGCGGCGCGGCAGTGGCTGGTGCAGCAGAAATGGGTGGCGAAGGGCCGCATCAGCCTGGTCGGTTGGGGCAATGGTGCCGCCGCCTTGCTGTGGGCGGTGCGGCCGCAAATGTGGTCGCGCAACAGCGAGCCGGATTTCCGCTCGGCGGTCGCGTTCTATCCGGACTGCCGCTCTTCGTTCGGTCTCGGCTGGAGCGCGCGGGTGCCGACGCTGGTGCTGATCGGCGGCCGAGACGACGTCACCTCGCCATCGGCCTGCCACCAGATGGTCGATGCCGCCCGCGGTCGCAGCGCGCTCGCCCGCATCGTGGTCTATCCCGAGGCCTATCACGATTTCGATCGCGCCAATCTGCCGCTGCATGCGATCGCAGTCTCGTCCGATGGCACGGAGGCGGAACGCGGCCACGTCGGCACCGACGCGGACGCCCGCAAGGACGCGCAGAGGCGCGTCGCCGAATGGTTGTCGCGCTAGAACAAGCTGCCCTGATCGACGGGCTTCACGATCCGCTTCGGCGTCGCGGGTTTTGTTTCGCGCGGCGGCTGCGGCTTGTGCGGGCTCGCGGGCGGCCGATCGGCATCGGTGGTGGCGGCGACGCGGCCGTCGGCGAATTCGATCGAGAGGCTGGCGCTGGGGCCGATATCGGCGGCGGCATGGACCGAATGGCCGCGCTCGTCGCGCACCAGCGCAAAGCCGCGCGCCAGCACGCCGCGATAGGACAGCGCCGCCAGCAATTGCCCGCGATGGGCGACCCGTGCCTCCAGCCGCTGCATGGTGGTGAGGAGCGCGCGGCGAGCGCGCTCGGCGAGGCGGTGGGTGCGCTCCAGATCGCGCGCGATCGCGTTGCGTTGCGCCTTGGCGTTGGCGAGCCGCGAGGCCTTGAGCCGGATCTCGAGCCCGGCAAAGCGCTCCTGCCTGCGATGCAGCAGCGCGCGCGCCGAGAGTGTGATGCGCTCGCCGGAGACGGTGAGGCGCTGCCGCGCATGCGCGACCTGGCCGCGCAATACGCCGATGGTGAGCCGCGCGCTGCTGGCGGCGAAACGGCGGAAATGCGCGTGGGTGTTGGCTTTCAGCCCGCGCGGCAGCGCCGCGCCGAGATGGTCGAGCCGTTGCCTCGGGATCGCGAGCAATTCATTCGCCGCGGGCAGCGCCCGGGCCGCGGCGCGCAGCTCGGTGCGGCGGGCCTCCTGGCCGCGCTGCCAGCACACGGTCACGCGGCGGGCCAGCGCGCCTACCTCGGTGAACAGCTCGCTACGGACAGGCACTGCCATTTCGGCGGCTGCGGTCGGCGTCGGCGCGCGCTTGTCGGCGGCGAAGTCGATCAGCGTGATGTCGGTCTCATGGCCGACCGCCGAGATCAGCGGGATATGGCTGTCGGCCGCGGCGCGGACCACGATCTCCTCGTTGAACGACCAGAGGTCCTCCAGTGAGCCGCCGCCGCGTGCGACGATCAGAAGGTCGGGTCGTGGAATCTTTCCGCCCTCGGGCAGCGCGTTGAAGCCGCGGATCGCGGCCGCGACCTGCTCGGCCGAGCCTTCGCCCTGCACCTTGACCGGCCAGACCAGCACGCGGCGGGGAAAGCGGTCCTCCAGCCGGTGCAGGATGTCGCGGATCACGGCGCCGGTCGGCGAGGTGACGACACCGATCACCTCCGGCAGCCACGGCAAGAGCTGCTTGCGCGCCTCGTCGAACAGGCCTTCGGCGGCGAGCTTCTTCTTGCGCTCCTCCATCAGCGCCATCAGCGCGCCGACGCCGGCCGGCTCCAGCGAATCGATGACGATCTGGTATTTCGAGGAGTTCGGATAGGTCGTCAGCTTGCCGGTCGCGATGACCTCGAGCCCTTCCTGCGGCTTGAAGCGCATCCGGGCATGGGCAAACTTCCAGATCACCGCCTCGATCTTGGCGCTCTCGTCCTTCAGTGCGAAATAGCAGTGGCCGGAGGAATGCGGGCCGCGAAAGCCCGTGATCTCGCCGCGGACGCGGACATGGCCGAACCGGTCCTCCACCGTGCGTTTCAGGGCGGAGGACAGTTCCGAGACGGTGAATTCGGGCGCGTTGACGAGATTCGGTGCAGCGGTCATTCGAGCTATAGAATCGGGGTTTTCGTCGCCATGTGCAAGGTCCGCGCGGCCCAATTCGGGCAGCGCCTCACATATCCACATAGGGCCGGCACGGATCGATTGCGACGGTCCGGAGCCGTGCTAAACCATCGCAAAATGGCCTCGCAACCCCTCGATCGGCTGCATCGATGAACATCCTCCTGCTCGGTTCCGGCGGCCGCGAACATGCGCTGGCATGGAAGATCGCAGCATCCCCGCTGCTGACCAAACTGTGGTGCGCGCCGGGCAATGCCGGGATCGCGCGCGAAGCCGAGTGCGTTGCGCTCGATGTCGCCGACCACGCGGCTGTGATCGGGTTCTGTAAGTCCAATGCGGTCGATCTGGTCGTGGTCGGGCCGGAGACGCCGCTCGCCGCTGGAATCGTCGATGATCTCGCTGCCGTCGACATCAGGGCGTTCGGGCCGCGCAAGCTCGCTGCGCAGCTCGAGGGCTCCAAAGGCTTCACCAAGGACCTCTGCAGCGAGTTCGATATTCCGACCGGTGCCTATCGCCGCTTCGACAATGCCGAGGACGCGCTGGCCTATGTCCGGGCACAGGGCGCGCCGATCGTGGTCAAGGCCGATGGCCTCGCCGCCGGCAAGGGCGTCGTGGTGGCGATGACGCTGCCCGAGGCCGAAGCCGCTGTTACGATGATGTTCGAGGGCGGCTTCGGTTCGGCCGGCGCCGAGGTCGTGATCGAGGAGTTCTTGTCGGGCCGCGAGATCAGTTTCTTCGCGCTGTGCGACGGCGAGACCGCGATTCCGCTGGCGACGGCGCAGGACCACAAGCGCGTGTTCGATCACGACGAGGGCCCGAACACCGGCGGCATGGGCGCGTATTCGCCGACGCCGTTCGTCACGCCAGAGGTGCACGACCAGATCATGACGCGGATCATCCTGCCGACGGTCGCCGGGATGAAGCGCCGCGGCACGCCGTTCAAGGGCGTGCTCTATGCCGGCGTGATGCTGACCGCGCAGGGCCCAAAGCTGTTCGAGTACAATGTCCGCTTCGGCGATCCCGAGTGCCAGGTGCTGATGCTGCGGATGATGTCGGACATCGTGCCGGCGTTGCTCGCGGCGTGCGACGGGCAATTGAAGCATTTCGATCTGCGCTGGTACCCCGAACCCGCGCTGACGGTGGTGATGGCGGCGAAGGGCTATCCCGGCGATTACGCCAAGGGCACGCGGATCGAGGGGCTCGATGATGCGGCCAAGGTCGAGGGCGTCGAGATCTTCCACGCCGGCACGGTGGCGAAGGACGGCGCCGTGCTCGCCAATGGCGGTCGCGTCCTGAACGTCAGCGCGATCGGCAAGACCGTCACCGAGGCGCGGGACCGCGCCTATCAGGCCGTCGACCGCATCGAATGGCCCGACGGCTTCTGCCGCCGCGACATCGCCTGGCAGGCGGTGGAGGTGGAGCGGAAGGGCTAGCGCGTAGGGTGGGCAAAGCGAAGCGTGCCCACCATCACGAGCACGGCGTGGATGGTGGGCACGGCGCTTTGCGCCTTTGCCCACCCTACGCAGCTACGCAGTCGGTCAGAGCAAATCCCCGCCCGCCGCACTCGCCGTCGTCCCATGCTCGCGGAACGCCTTGATGACGTTCTTGCCGATCTTCCACTTGTGCACCTCGTCGGGACCGTCGACCAGCCGCTGCGAGCGCACCTGGGTGTACCATTTCGCCAGCGGCGTATCCTGGCTGAAGCCGAGCGCGCCATGGAGCTGGATCGCAGTGTCGATCACCTTGTGCACCATGTGGGCATGGAAGATCTTGGCGATCGAGTTCTCCTGCCTGATATCGAGGCCCTTCTCGGCCTTGTAGGCGATGTGCAGCAGCATCAGCCGGCCGATATAGAGCTCGCTGGCGCAGTCGGCGAGCATGAACTGCACGGCCTGGCGGTCGGCCAGCAACTGGCCGAAGGTCGAGCGCTTGGTGACGTGCGCTGCCGCCATGTCGAGCGCGCGCTGTGCCTTGGCGACGTTGTGCATGCCGTGGCGCAGCCTCCCATAGGCGAGGCGGTGCTGGCCCATGTTGAAGCCGTTGCCCTCGCCGCCGAGCAGATTGTCGGCGGGCACTTTCAGATCCTTGATCTCGATCTCGGAGTGGCCGCCATGGATCACGTCGTCATGCGGACCCTCGATCGCCATGTTGGCGATATTGCGCTTGATCTTGTAGCCGGGGTTCGGCAGCTCGACGATGAAGGTCGAATATTGCTTGTGGCGCGGCGCGTTCGGATCGGTCTTGGCCATCACCAGCGCCATGTCGGCGACGCTCGCCGAGGATGAGAACCACTTTTCGCCGTTGAGGATGTAGTTCTCGTTGCCGTCCTTCACCGCCGTGGTCTGCATGCCCGTGGCGTCGGCGCCGGCGGCCTTTTCCGTCATCGAGAAGCAGATCCGCTTCTCGCCGTTCAGCAGGGGTTTAAGGAATTTTTCCTTCTGGTACTCGGTGCCGTGCGCCAGGATCGTCATCATCGAGGCATCGTCGGGGCCCTGCGTGTTCAGCGCCAGCGCGCCGAGCATGCTTTCGCCGAGCTCCATCTGCACCAGCGCGTTCGCCAGCGGTCCGAGGCCCATGCCGCCATATTCCTTCGGCACGAACGGGCACCACAGGCCCTGTGCGCGGGCCTTCTTGCGCAGCGGCGCGAGCACCTCGGGAAGCGGCTTGCTGTCGAGCTGCTTTTCCGCCGGGATGCACTCGTCGTGCACGAATTTGCGGACCTTTTCGCGGATCGCCTTGGCTTCGGCGGGAATCTCGAAATCGATCGACATGGCACTCCCTCATTTCATGTT from Bradyrhizobium genosp. L includes:
- a CDS encoding dienelactone hydrolase family protein, which translates into the protein MRLKSALMLLTISAAPLAAATPLPVPHQVEIPEGNVTLHAQLYRPDGDGPFPTVIALHSCDGLATRSEPVLPRYRDWAEQLLTSGHAVLLPDSYGSRELGPQCRVKERQVQVRRERVADISAARQWLVQQKWVAKGRISLVGWGNGAAALLWAVRPQMWSRNSEPDFRSAVAFYPDCRSSFGLGWSARVPTLVLIGGRDDVTSPSACHQMVDAARGRSALARIVVYPEAYHDFDRANLPLHAIAVSSDGTEAERGHVGTDADARKDAQRRVAEWLSR
- the xseA gene encoding exodeoxyribonuclease VII large subunit — encoded protein: MTAAPNLVNAPEFTVSELSSALKRTVEDRFGHVRVRGEITGFRGPHSSGHCYFALKDESAKIEAVIWKFAHARMRFKPQEGLEVIATGKLTTYPNSSKYQIVIDSLEPAGVGALMALMEERKKKLAAEGLFDEARKQLLPWLPEVIGVVTSPTGAVIRDILHRLEDRFPRRVLVWPVKVQGEGSAEQVAAAIRGFNALPEGGKIPRPDLLIVARGGGSLEDLWSFNEEIVVRAAADSHIPLISAVGHETDITLIDFAADKRAPTPTAAAEMAVPVRSELFTEVGALARRVTVCWQRGQEARRTELRAAARALPAANELLAIPRQRLDHLGAALPRGLKANTHAHFRRFAASSARLTIGVLRGQVAHARQRLTVSGERITLSARALLHRRQERFAGLEIRLKASRLANAKAQRNAIARDLERTHRLAERARRALLTTMQRLEARVAHRGQLLAALSYRGVLARGFALVRDERGHSVHAAADIGPSASLSIEFADGRVAATTDADRPPASPHKPQPPRETKPATPKRIVKPVDQGSLF
- the purD gene encoding phosphoribosylamine--glycine ligase — protein: MNILLLGSGGREHALAWKIAASPLLTKLWCAPGNAGIAREAECVALDVADHAAVIGFCKSNAVDLVVVGPETPLAAGIVDDLAAVDIRAFGPRKLAAQLEGSKGFTKDLCSEFDIPTGAYRRFDNAEDALAYVRAQGAPIVVKADGLAAGKGVVVAMTLPEAEAAVTMMFEGGFGSAGAEVVIEEFLSGREISFFALCDGETAIPLATAQDHKRVFDHDEGPNTGGMGAYSPTPFVTPEVHDQIMTRIILPTVAGMKRRGTPFKGVLYAGVMLTAQGPKLFEYNVRFGDPECQVLMLRMMSDIVPALLAACDGQLKHFDLRWYPEPALTVVMAAKGYPGDYAKGTRIEGLDDAAKVEGVEIFHAGTVAKDGAVLANGGRVLNVSAIGKTVTEARDRAYQAVDRIEWPDGFCRRDIAWQAVEVERKG
- a CDS encoding acyl-CoA dehydrogenase family protein, translating into MSIDFEIPAEAKAIREKVRKFVHDECIPAEKQLDSKPLPEVLAPLRKKARAQGLWCPFVPKEYGGMGLGPLANALVQMELGESMLGALALNTQGPDDASMMTILAHGTEYQKEKFLKPLLNGEKRICFSMTEKAAGADATGMQTTAVKDGNENYILNGEKWFSSSASVADMALVMAKTDPNAPRHKQYSTFIVELPNPGYKIKRNIANMAIEGPHDDVIHGGHSEIEIKDLKVPADNLLGGEGNGFNMGQHRLAYGRLRHGMHNVAKAQRALDMAAAHVTKRSTFGQLLADRQAVQFMLADCASELYIGRLMLLHIAYKAEKGLDIRQENSIAKIFHAHMVHKVIDTAIQLHGALGFSQDTPLAKWYTQVRSQRLVDGPDEVHKWKIGKNVIKAFREHGTTASAAGGDLL